DNA sequence from the Magnetococcales bacterium genome:
AAATCGCGACGATCAAAGATCAATTCGGCGTAGGGTATTTCAGTTTTTCCGATCTTTCAGCATTTGAAACCAGGGAATACACACAAGCGTTTCTCGACGAATACCGACGCAGAAACATGACATTCTCTTTTCGTTGCGATATGCGCTTGGCAACGGTAAGAAACCTGGGAAACAAGCTTCTTGAACTCCGGGATGCCGGGCTCAGTTCTGTATACGTCGGGATTGAAACTTTGGTTCCAGAATTTCAACTTGTTTATGGAAAACAGTACCCCGGAAAAGAGGCCATTGACCATCTCCTCTCCATCGATATTTTGGTATCCGCCGGCATCATTATGCTGGATCCACTCTACTCACCTGAAGATTTTCGCTGCCAAGTCGAAGGCGTTCTCCGAGAGAATTTACTTCCTTTAATCGCTACCCCTTTCAAAACTACTAGAGTACAAAAAGGTACCAGGTATGAAATATTGGCAAGAAATCATGGGATACTTGGGGATTTGTTGCCAAATCTCTGTGATTATTCTTATCGGTGCCTGGATCAAAAAATGGAAATCGTCCGCCAGATCATGGAGTTTTTTCATCAAACGACCAAACATATCTATTATAATCCCTATATTGAAGGACAGATCCGCCAAGCCCGACTTAATGATAACTTTGTGGCCCGTCTGCACGGCATTTCGGTGAGATACAAGGAAATCCAAATGAAGTTGCTCCATCATTTGGCCAGGATTGTTACCGAAAATTCCAGTATGGACGGCATTCTGAAAAAATCACTGGATGCTGCCGACATGTTTGCCAAGGAACGTAAGGAGGTATTTGCTGTAACAGCCAAAAATTACGAGCAGTTATTGGTAGATGGGATTCCCTATTATCGACTGGATCTTGAGCGATTCATTTCCCTTTATCAGGAGGTTCCCATGTTTGATGCGGACCGGGTCAGGGTTGCCCAGTGATGTTTGAAAACACCCAATGTGTCATCGTAGGTGCAGGTTTCTTTGGTGCGGTCATGGCCGAACGTATTGCCAATGATGCAGAAGAACGGGTTGTTATTCTGGAACGCCGCCATCACGTCGGAGGTAACTCTGCATCCGTAATAGACCCAGAGACCAGGATTGAAATCCACTGCCATGGAAGCCACATTTTTCATACCAGTAATGAATCTGTTTGGCACTATATCACTCAGTTCACTGGATTTAATAATTACCGCCACAAGGTTCTGGCAACACACGCTGGCAAAGTGTACCCGATACCAATAAACCTTTCTACAATCAATCGGTTCTACGGTCGTAACTTTACTTCGGAAGAGGCGAGAATGTTCCTTGATGGTGAAATCGACCGGGCATTAAGGTCTGGAGGGTGTTCGGGTTTTGAAATGGCTTTCCTATCCAAAACCGGTCGGCCATTGTACGAAGCTTTCATCAAAGGCTATACTACCAAGCAATGGGGTGAAGGTATTGATAAGTTACCAATCGCCATTGCCCAGAGAATTCCGGTGCGATGTAACCATGATGGCAGCTATTTCGATGATAGGTGGCAGGGAATTCCCGTAAATGGATATGCCGCTTTGTTTGACCGTTTGCTTCAAAGCGAACGGATTGATTTATATCTCGGTGTCGATTTTTTTAACGTTCAAAGATACATCCCAAAAAAATGTCTCATTATCTACAGCGGGGCCTTGGATCGGTTTTTTGGATACAAATATGGCCGCCTGGGCTGGCGATCTCTGAAGTTTTCTTTTGAAACTGTTGCGAACAATAATGTACAGGATACGGCGGTGATGAACTATCCCGATATTGACGTACCCTACACGCGCATTCACGAGTTTCGTCACTTGCATGCCGAGCGGAGTTACGCTTCCAGGTGTTCCATCATCTGTCGTGAATATCCGATGGAGTACGGAACTGAGGACGAACCCTATTATCCAATACGATCCAAGGAAGATATTGAAAAACTCTCCAAATATGCAGCAGAACCGGCTGAAAATCATATTTTTGGTGGCAGGCTTGGAAGTTATGCCTATTTGAATATGGACCAGGTCATTGAGCAAGCGTTGTCGCTCTACGAAAGGAAAGTCAAACCCCGGTTACTGTCACGTAGGAAACCGAGATTGCATGGAATTTTTATAAAGAGAGGGATGGACCCGGGTAGTCACAAACTGGTGGCGGAATAGGATGGACAATGATCCCAGGCAGTTGCTTTTTTAAACGGGAAGAAATCATTGGCGGGCCAGAAATTTCTTTCGGTTCTTGGCTTCTATTGTTCTCAAGCGGGTTTTTTCTCCTGACATGTAGATGGTCGAGATGCTAACGCTATGACGCAAAAACGCATTCTGTTGGTCTTCGGAAAATATCCCAGGGTTGGCCATGTCAAAACGAGACTGGCACCTGCCATCGGTTTCCCTGCCGCACAGCAGTTATACAAGGCTTTTCTGTCAGACGCGGCTTGCCGCTTCATTCCACCCCGGGAAGGCCATTGTTATGACGTAAAATGGGTCTATTCACCAAAAGACAGCGACTTTCCTCAAATGATCAGGTCTATGCATAGTCTTTGTGGTTTTGAAGAAAAAAAGATCGACGCATCTTTGGATTCCATCTTATTCTCCGGTCACGACATAGATGATATCGGCGAAATGCAGATCAATCAGCTTAAATGGGCTCGGAATTCCGGTTACGAATCTGTTATTATCATTGGTACCGATTCGCCTCATCATAGCAAGGATACCATCAGCAAGGCATTCGAACGGTTGGAAGACAACGACGTTGTCATCGGACCATCAACGGATGGTGGATATTATTT
Encoded proteins:
- the glf gene encoding UDP-galactopyranose mutase; this translates as MFENTQCVIVGAGFFGAVMAERIANDAEERVVILERRHHVGGNSASVIDPETRIEIHCHGSHIFHTSNESVWHYITQFTGFNNYRHKVLATHAGKVYPIPINLSTINRFYGRNFTSEEARMFLDGEIDRALRSGGCSGFEMAFLSKTGRPLYEAFIKGYTTKQWGEGIDKLPIAIAQRIPVRCNHDGSYFDDRWQGIPVNGYAALFDRLLQSERIDLYLGVDFFNVQRYIPKKCLIIYSGALDRFFGYKYGRLGWRSLKFSFETVANNNVQDTAVMNYPDIDVPYTRIHEFRHLHAERSYASRCSIICREYPMEYGTEDEPYYPIRSKEDIEKLSKYAAEPAENHIFGGRLGSYAYLNMDQVIEQALSLYERKVKPRLLSRRKPRLHGIFIKRGMDPGSHKLVAE
- a CDS encoding radical SAM protein, with the protein product MMTRSTSSIHVGLLGLEATGVTDRSVALDIAHAICLEAGFNIAFHLDLAFDDGAKVWNAVSRTAMLDAILICLRPTAALLLGNLQEALNSRLTAGLSDPLVAFGGPTVLCAYHEIAQNFSKAFVWSGTVEEGFPHFLKVLYKRFSHAMVTDESRRSMRTVTKHFAMPVQHSTERCVRYGGSIWIEASRGCHQKCNFCIMSNDQALSKWIPRPLEDLFDEIATIKDQFGVGYFSFSDLSAFETREYTQAFLDEYRRRNMTFSFRCDMRLATVRNLGNKLLELRDAGLSSVYVGIETLVPEFQLVYGKQYPGKEAIDHLLSIDILVSAGIIMLDPLYSPEDFRCQVEGVLRENLLPLIATPFKTTRVQKGTRYEILARNHGILGDLLPNLCDYSYRCLDQKMEIVRQIMEFFHQTTKHIYYNPYIEGQIRQARLNDNFVARLHGISVRYKEIQMKLLHHLARIVTENSSMDGILKKSLDAADMFAKERKEVFAVTAKNYEQLLVDGIPYYRLDLERFISLYQEVPMFDADRVRVAQ
- a CDS encoding glycosyltransferase; the encoded protein is MTQKRILLVFGKYPRVGHVKTRLAPAIGFPAAQQLYKAFLSDAACRFIPPREGHCYDVKWVYSPKDSDFPQMIRSMHSLCGFEEKKIDASLDSILFSGHDIDDIGEMQINQLKWARNSGYESVIIIGTDSPHHSKDTISKAFERLEDNDVVIGPSTDGGYYLLGLRNIWDIIDGIDMSSRHVINNLVARANAANRRVGYVETITDIDDWDDLQVLIKKISPSHGEPCRNTWKTLKKLGLAE